A segment of the Capra hircus breed San Clemente chromosome 19, ASM170441v1, whole genome shotgun sequence genome:
AAATAAAATTGAGACCAGGGAAGCCATTCTCTTCCAGCCAGGCTCTCACTCTTCCCGGTTGCTTGCAGCAACCACATGGTTTAGCCTGTGGCTCCCAGTTACCAACATCTCagcttccccaccccatcctcaggCTGTCTTAACACCCCCTTCCTGATTTCAGGCTATAGCATACCCTGCCCCTTCTTTCCAAGCTGAAGAATCCATAAATTTGATGAGAAAGCCAGTCCGCCTTGGCCCAGACGGGAGCTACACAGATACCAGCCACCTACCCCTACCCTGCCCCATCCACTCGAAACCCAGGATAAATGCCTGGTCTTGGGGTAGGGTGCCCCCCCCCTTCAAATTCTGGAAAGTTTCCTGTAAATTTGTTTtgctcaaaataaaaatacagccaACGCAAGGGTTTACAAAGCCAGTGGCACACACCCCAGCCCCCCTTCTAGTGGTTGGAACATCCTGAGCAACAGAAAACCAGCAGTCAGCCTTGGAGGAATACCACAAGACAGTGTTCTGGCCCAAGTATGACCCCCATCCAGAGGCAACGGCTGAAAGGGGCTTAGGAGACGGCAGGCTTCCGCACCTGAGCGCTGGATGAAGGGAGAGGGGCTGGGTTAGGTTCCTTCCAGCCAGCAAAGACATCAGACCTCTATTCGTCCCACAGCCCTACCCTACCCTCAATTTCCTCTGTGTTAGCGGGCATGAATCACGCATAGCTGGGGTCTGGCAAGACTTGGGGTCTGGTTCCTCCTCTCACCCCCCAACACAGACAAGAACTCCTACCAGTCAGCCCAGAGCTTGCCTTGGGGCCAGAGCTGTGACTCTTCCTGCCCACCCTCCTGTTTCCATCGTGGCTCAAGGAGACACACAGAGACCCAGTTGGCCGGGGTAGGCCTGCCCACAGGACCTGGGGTCGTGAAGCCTGAGCTGTCAGGACCCAGCCCTCTCACCACCCTtacagtcctggggccactgcccaGGGGTGGCTTCTGCCAAGTACACCTTGGCGCCACTCTGGCCACCCCCCTGAGAGAACCACCCCCCACAAAGGGTCCTGACCACCGCAGGGTGGGGTGGGTATGAGGAGATGTGGACATTTTAGGGAGATTAAGGAGGGGGGAAGACAGCACCACCGTGCCTGTGGTCTTTAGGTGTTTGCTGAGGCCTGTGGGTCATCCCCTCGCCCCCAGTTCCCACTTTTCTGGTTGCCTTCAGTCGTGGCAAAGGGATACAGGGGGTGCAGGGGACAGAAAGCCAGCCTGAGGCTGGGAGAGAGAGGCCAGGGCCAGTCGAGGGCGGGGAGGAGCTCCACCTCTTGAGAGCAGCTGGAGCGGGGAGCCCGACGCCAGGGTGGCTCTCACGCTCCGCCGGCGCCGCACAAGAGCCCCATTAAAGCGCCGCAGGCCTGCGACCGCGGCGAGACTCGCGTCCGGCTGTCCGGCCCTGCTTCCTCCCTCGCTGGGTCCCGGGCACGCGGCCGAGGGCGTCTGGGGGGAGGCGTGGAGGCACAGACTTGAGCAAACAAATAAGTTCAGGGGCTGCCCCCCTCCCCGACTCGGGAGTAAACTCCGGGTCCTGGACACACCCATACCCTCCCCCGCCCCGGGCGGAGAGGAggtcggggtggggagggagcggGTGCGAGGGCAGGGAGACAGGGGCCCGAGCTAGGGGCCGCGTTTAGGGGCCAGTGCGGCCCCCCGCAGAGTCCCCAGGGTGGGAGGGCCCTTCCCCGTCGAGGGCAGGGGCGCAGCTCTGGGCGGGAGGGAGTTAACCCGGTGGCCTCCGGCTCCACGTAGGAGCTGGCTCTGGCTGCCGGCTGCGGTCAGGGCCACCATATAAATAGGGCGGGAGACCGAGCGCCGAGGACTTGCCGCTGCCCCCTGCCTCGGCCCCAGACGTCCCGGCCATGGCCCGCCTGGTGCTCCTGCTCAGCCTCAGCCTGGGCCTCCTGGCCAGCCTGCTGCCTGCGCTGGCCGCCTGCCCCCAGAACTGCCACTGCCACAGCGACCTGCAGCACGTCATCTGCGACAAGGTGGGGCTGCAGAAGATCCCCAAGGTGTCGGAGAAGACCAAGCTGCTTAACCTACAGCGCAACAACTTCCCCGTGCTGGCAGCCAACTCATTTCGGGCCATGCCCAACCTCGTGTCGCTGCACCTGCAGCACTGCCAGATCCGCGAGGTGGCCGCTGGCGCCTTCCGAGGCCTCAAGCAGCTCATCTACCTGTACCTGTCCCATAACGACATCCGCGTGCTGCGTGCTGGTGCCTTCGACGACCTGACCGAGCTCACCTACCTCTACCTGGACCACAATAAGGTGACAGAGCTGCCCCGGGGGCTGCTCTCCCCTCTGGTCAACCTTTTCATCCTGcagctcaacaacaacaagatcCGAGAGCTGCGCGCAGGCGCCTTCCAGGGCGCCAAGGACCTGCGCTGGCTCTACCTGTCGGAAAACTCACTCAGTTCCCTGCAGCCCGGTGCTCTGGACGACGTGGAAAACCTCGCCAAGT
Coding sequences within it:
- the CHAD gene encoding chondroadherin; translated protein: MARLVLLLSLSLGLLASLLPALAACPQNCHCHSDLQHVICDKVGLQKIPKVSEKTKLLNLQRNNFPVLAANSFRAMPNLVSLHLQHCQIREVAAGAFRGLKQLIYLYLSHNDIRVLRAGAFDDLTELTYLYLDHNKVTELPRGLLSPLVNLFILQLNNNKIRELRAGAFQGAKDLRWLYLSENSLSSLQPGALDDVENLAKFYLDRNQLSSYPSAALSKLRVVEELKLSHNPLKSIPDNAFQSFGRYLETLWLDNTNLEKFSDSAFLGVTTLKHVHLENNRLHQLPSNFPFDSLETLTLTNNPWKCTCQLRGLRRWLEAKTSRPDATCASPAKFRGQHIRDTDAFRGCKFPTKRSKKAGRH